The region CAGCACGGTGCGCAAGGCGGCGGGTATCGCGTTTGAAGGCTTTACCTTCCCCGAAAAATTTTTGGTGTTGACCACGCCGTTCGATTTTCAGGCCCATCGTGGCTACAGCTACCGCACTTATTTCGCTGACCCGGAAGAATGGTGCAATTGCTTCAAGGTGGCCGCCGATGGTCCCCCGGGCTTGTGGCGCACGGTTTTCCCCGCGGATCCGGATGCCAGCGAAAAAGACCTGTTCGATGAAGCTGCGGTTCAGGCAAGGTTGCAGAAGTTTTTCCCCAAAGAGGGGGATTATGAAGTGGTGCACCGCAATCTTTATCATGTGCACCAGCGGGTCGCCAAAACATTCAGACTGGGGCGCATCCTGCTTGCGGGTGACTCTGCCCATGTCAATAATCCCATCGGTGGCATGGGATTAAATGGCGGCATTCAGGATGCTGCCAACCTCGCGGAAAAACTGGCCGAGGTATTTTTAGGCCGGGCGCCGGACTCATTGCTGGATCTCTATGATCTGCAACGGCGCACTGTCACGACCGATTTTGTCCAGTCCCAATCCATTCAGAACAAGAAGCGTCTTGAGGCAAAGGAGCCTGAAGTACGGGCGCAGAATTTTGCCGAGCTCAAGGGGCAGGCGGCTGATCCGACAAAGGCCAAAGCCTTCCTGATGCGCTCGTCAATGCTCGATGCTCAACGCAGAGCCGCCGCCAAAGCTGCTGAATAAACAACGAGAGACACGATATGGCCGACACTTCCGAAAACAAGACCGAGGTTAAGGGGTGGGCCACTGGCATCGTCCGTGTCCTTGCAGGGTTCATGGTGCTGTTGTCGGTAAGCTGGGTGCTTGATCTGCCCAGCTATCTGGGGCTCGCCTATTATCAGCAGCAGCTGCTCGCGCTGGTGCTTGGTCTCGCCGTGGCGATTATTTTCCTTGGCACATCATATCGTGGCGAGAGACGGACGGCGCCCCCGTTATATGACGTGGTTGCTGCAGTCGTCTTTGCCGGGGTGATGGCCTATGTCGCCGTCAATTACACCTATTTCCTTGTCGCTGCGTCGACCCGCCCGCCGCATGTGATCCTGCTGAGCTGGATTGTCGTTCTGGGCGTGGTAGAGGCCCTGCGCCGCCGCACAGGCTGGATGCTGTTCTGCATTATCATGGTGTTTGGCATTTATGGCCTGGTCGCGCATCTGGTGCCGGCACCTTTGACGGGGCGTCATTTGTCGGTGGAAGCGCTGTCGACCTATCTCGCTTTCGATACCAGTTCCATTCTGGGTATGCCCCTGTCCGTCGCCAGTACCGTGGTGATCATTTTCATCCTCTTTGGCGAGGTGCTGTTTCGTACTGGCGGGGGCCAGTTCTTTACCGATCTGGCTATGGCACTGGTGGGGCGGAGACGTGGCGGTGCCGCCAAGATCGCGGTGCTTTCTTCTGCCTTTTTCGGCTCGATATCCGGCAGTGCTGTCTCCAATGTCGCAACCACTGGGCTCGTCACCATTCCACTCATGCGCCGGGCTGGCTACAAGTCTACGGACGCGGGTGCGATTGAGGCGGTTGCCTCAACCGGTGGTCAATTCATGCCGCCGATCATGGGCGCCGCGGCTTTTCTGATGGCCGAATTTCTTAATATCGATTACCAGACAATCGTTGTTGCAGCGCTGGTCCCGGCCCTTCTCTATTACATCGCCATCTTCGTGCAGGTTCATTTGATGGCGGAGCGCGACAATATTGAGGTCGTGGATACTGACCTGCCCCGAATGGGGGAGGTTTTCCGGCAGGGATGGCATTTCCTCGTGCCGTTCGCGTTGTTGCTGGTGCTTTTGTTCCAGTTTAACGTCAATGCCGAACGGTCAGCCCTCGCGGCCGCTCTTGCCATGCTCCTCCTCGGCCTGGTCAAACCGTATCAAGGCCGGCGCGCACGTGTCAGTGACGGGGTGAATTCCTTTATCACCGCGGGTCTTGGTTCAGTGGAACTGGTGGCGATTGTGGCAGCAGCTGGCATCGTTATCGGCGTGCTGAATGCCACAGGCGGTGGTTTCGCGGTAACCCTGGCCCTGGTGCAACTCGGGGGCGGCAATCTGTTTGCGCTTTTGGCGATCGGCGGGCTGGTGTGTATCGTGCTGGGCATGGGCATGCCGACGGCGGGCGTCTATGTCTTGCTCGCAGCCCTGGTTGCGCCCGCGATCGTGCAGGCAGGTGTGGAACCGCTCGCGGCCCATATGTTCGTCCTCTATTTCGGCATGATGTCGATGATCACCCCGCCCATTGCGCTGGCTTGCTTTGCGGCAGCCACACTGACGGGGGCGAGCGCCATGGCAACCGGCTGGTCGGCTGTCCGGTTGGGCTGGGTCGCCTATATCGTGCCATTTCTGTTTGTCTTTTCTCCCACACTGCTGATGATTGGTGAGCCTGCCGCGATTGTCATTGCCAGTGTAACTGCGGTGCTGGGCGTTTGCCTGATCACCATCAGCGTCGTCGGCTTCTACCGTATCCGATTGTCCCCGCCCGTGAGGGGGGCCTTCGCCGTGTTGGGATTCGCCACACTCTTTCCTGCGGACGCCATACCGTTTGGCGCCTTCATCGATATCTGTGGTGTTCTGGGGGGTGGCCTGCTTCTGGCCGTCTGCCATCTCTGGCAGCGCAAGTCCGCTGCTGCAATCATCCATAATGCAAGTTAGGGAAACTGAAAATGAAAACAAAAAGAACGGGTATCTTCTCTGGTCTTGTGCTTGCTGCAGCGATGTTCGCCGCGCCGACCATGGCACAGACCACAAGCATTGGCAGTAATCCGCAAGGTTCGCTTTTCTATACAACCGGCACGGCCATTGCGGGTGTGATGAGTGAGAAGACGGGCGGCCAATATCGTGTCGCGCCCTTTGGTGGGTCCTCGACCTATTTGCCAATGGTCAATAGGGGGGAACTTGAATTTGGTCTGACAAACAGTGCCGAGGCAGCATTCGCCTATATGGGTGAGGGCATGTTCGAGGGCGTGCCGAATGAAGATCTGCGGCTGGTCGGCTCATTATTCCCCGCCATCAACGGCTTCATGGTGCGGGCGGACAGCGACATCAAAACGGCTGCTGATTTGAAGGGCAAGAAAATCGCCTCCGAATTTGTTGCCGGGCGAACATTCCATTATCTCTCCGGCGCTGCACTGGCAGCGTCCAACTTGACATGGGATGACGTCACCGGCGTGCCTGTGCCCGAATATGTGGCTGGCATTGACCTGCTCATAGATGGTCGTGTTGATGCGGCCTACTCGACCGTCGGGGTCGCGGCAGCCCAGCGCGCCATGGCTTCCATTCCTGGCGGCATCCGGTTTGTCTCGGTTGATCATTCCGGTGATGTAACAGACCGTATGAACGCCGTCATGCCAACAGCAGAGCCTGTGACAATGACGCCGGGTACTGCCGATAATGGCATTGTCGATGATCCGACCAATCTGATGCAAATGCAGTTCGTTTTGATGGCTGGTAAAGACATGTCGGAAGATGCTGTCTATGAAATGGTCAAGACCCTGCATGACAGCAAGCCTGACCTCGCAGCCAAGCTGGGTGCTTTCAACCGGTTCAATCCGGATGGCATGATGACGGCATCGCCGGTGCCCTATCATGAAGGCGCTTTGCGGTATTATCGCGAAATCGGTATCGCCCAGTAAATTTGTGTTTTTGAGTTTTCGGCCGGGCGCCCTTAGGTGCCCGGCACTTTGTCTTGGATTGTTTGGAGCCTGATATGTCGCGCGCAACCGACCTCACATCATTTTGCCACGAGGCCAATTTCATCGACGGGCAATGGCGGCCTGCCGAGAGCGGGGAAAGCATTGCAGTCGACAACCCAGCGACCGGCGAAGTGATCGGTACGGTGCCAAATTCCGGCCAGGCTGAAACCCGGGCGGCCATTGATGCAGCGGCGGAGACGTTCAAGTCTTTTTCAAAAACCACGGCCGCGGCGCGCGCTGAAATGTTGCGCAATCTGCATGCGCTGATTCTGGAGCACCGTGAGGAACTGGCGCAATTGCTTACCCTCGAACAGGGTAAGCCTCTGGCGGAAGCGCGCGGAGAAATTGGTATGAGCGCCGCCTATGTCTTGTGGTTCGCAGAAGAAGCGCGTCGGGTTTACGGCATGACTATCCCGTCGCCATGGTCTGCCCGCAAGCTGATGACGTCGAGACAACCCGTGGGTGTTGTTGGCGCTATCACACCATGGAATTTTCCCTCGTCCATGCTGGCCCGCAAAATTGCTCCGGCTCTTGCTGCCGGCTGTACCATTGTGGCCAAGCCTGCAAGCCAGACGCCTTATTCGGGCCTGGTCTGGGGTAAGCTGTGTGAAATGGCGGGGTTCCCTGCAGGCGCGGTCAATGTCGTCACCGGCGATCCACGTGCCATTGGCGGGGAACTGACCAGCAACCCACAAGTCCGCAAGATTACTTTCACCGGCTCGACCGGTATCGGCAAACTCTTGATGGAGCAGGCAGCGGGCACGGTCAAGAAAGTCTCGATGGAGCTGGGCGGGAATGCGCCCTTCATCGTCTTTGATGATGCCGATGTGGACCGCGCTGTGGCGGGCGCGATTGAGTCAAAGTTTCGCAATAGTGGGCAGACCTGTGTGTGTACCAACAGGTTCTACGCACAGGCCGGTATCTATGATGCGTTTATTGCCAAGCTTGCCGAGGCCACTGAAAAGCTCAAAGTTGGCCCGGGTACGGAGCCGGGGGTAGAGCAGGGTCCGCTTGTCGATGCAAAGTCGCTCGAGAAAGTGGATGAGCTTTTGGCTGATGCTCTCGCCAAAGGTGGACGCGTGATCACGGGCGGTGCGCGCCACGAACTGGGCGGGAATTTCTATGCCCCCACAATTGTGGTCGACGCGAAAAGCAGCATGCGTTTCGCCCGCGAGGAGATTTTCGGGCCTCTTGCACCAGTGTTTCGGTTTGAGACCGAGGAAGAGGCGATCAAGCTGGCCAATAATACAGAATTCGGCTTGGCCTGCTATTTCTATACGCGCGACCTGGGGCGTGCTTTCCGCGTCTCCGATGCGCTTGAATACGGTATTGTCGGGGTCAATGAAGGCTTGGTCACGACCGAAGTCGCGCCCTTTGGCGGCGTCAAGGAATCCGGTATTGGCCGTGAGGGATCCTCTCATGGCATCGAGGATTATCTTGAAATCAAATATCTATGCCTTGGTGGCCTGGAATAAGCCGACTGCGTTCTTTAGTCCGCTGACACGGGAAGGTCGCTCACGACGGGTGGCAGGCGGCTTTTTCGCGCCAGTGGCTGCCAAGGGCATGGCCGACGAGAATGAGGCAGAGGCCGAGGGCCAGTGGCGAATAGACTGCCTCTTCCTGCAGGATGGCGTTGACGCCGATTACGGTGATGCTGATGAAGCCGAACAGGAAACGCCCCTCGCCATGGGCGAAAAACAATGCCCGGCATTTAAGCGCCAAGGCGATGAGGAAGCCGAAGAACAGGAAGCTGCCAATTCCCATCTGGTAGAGCAGAACCCCCACCGCGCTTTCCACCGGCACCTCTGTGGCACCTGTTGCCTGCGCCACGTTCCAGTCGAGCTTGTTGGCGACGCTGCTCGACAGATTGCCGCCAAGTCCCAGCCCTTGCCCGAGCGGGTTCCTGGCGAAATCGCGCAGGCCCGCCAGAAACCCCAATACGTGATAATCGGCGCTGCGGAGACCAAGAACCAGCGCGGCTGAAATCCAGATCACGGCCCCTATAAAAAACAGGAGCAGCACACTGCGCGGCTTCAGCACCGTGAGACCGATACGGGTCATGATCGCCAGAAGCATCAGCACCATGGCCCCTTTCGAGCCGATCACCACCAATAGCGGGAAAGCGAGCAATGGCAGGTGCCAGCGGCTGCGGCACAGCTGCCACACCGAGGTAATCGCCAGCAGATAGGCAAAGGCAATTGAATGGAAATTGGGCCCGGCCAGCCGGAACACTTTTGGAAAAATGTCGCCAAACAAGGGCGTGTTAAAAAATGTGACCATCATCACATCATTGAGATTGCGCAGCACAAAACCGGTTTCCCGGAGCGTTTGCTCCCAATAACCGGTTTCGATCTGCCGCACCATTTGCCGTTCGACATAGTGATCGCCATTGAACAGGGCGAGAAAATCGAAGGTGAAGAACAATTCGCAATAGCCGTATGCAATGGCAATTGCCCCCACCCAGACAAGACCCTTGTCCAGATCGAGCCGGTACCATGAGGCCGCGACAAGAGCGATATAGAAGCAGGCCACCGGGGTGATGGTGTTGCGGAAATAGACAATCGCATCCTTTGGCTCGCCCCGCACCGCCCCGAGCAGCAGATAGAAAACGATCACGGCCAGCAGGATAAGACAGAAGGTGAGCCAGGGTCGGGTTGCGGCCAAAAGGCGTTGGGGGGACAGGAATGTTGCCAGCATGAACCCGCCAAAGGCGGTGACCAGAATGACGAAATTGGCACCTCGCACCAGATCAAAAGCATCGTCACTGGCAACCATCGGGGTGAAAGAGGCAATGACGGTATTCTGGAAAACGAAAGCGGCAATGACCACCAGCGGCAGGGCGGCCGGCATGACAATGGTCAATGCCAGCGTGGTGACAAAGGTGACGGCGAGGCCGAACACCGTCGAAATCAGGAAGCTGGCGACCGAGAGCACCAGCAGGGCCAGGGTCAACAGGATTTGCCATGGCGCCGCCCCGCCAAGACTGAATACAAAGCCGAGACGCTCGGCCACACTTGGCCGATGGGTGCGTACGATTGGCGGTGTCACGTCAACCATGCCTACACCTCCAGCAATGCATTGATCATGACCAGGTCAATGGAGCGGGCGTCGTGCCGGTCAGCGACAAAACCAAAACCCTGATCCAGTTCCCAATAGGTCCAGGCAATGCCATTCTCTTCTGCTGCGGCGCGCACGGTTGCAATCCAGCGGGCGCGGCTTTGTGGGTCAACGCAGAAATTAAGCACGCCAAATTCATTGAGCAGAACCGGGCAGTTTTCCTGCCGTGACCAGTTCCCGATTTTTTGAAAATCGTGGATGATGCGGGTGCGGGTCCAGTCTGCCTCGAATTCCTGTTCAAGAAAGGCCTGTGCCTCGGCATTGCCCTCGCGTGTCAATGCCTCCATCAGGGCCATGATCGCGGGATCGTTGCGCCGGGCGGGGAAGGGCAGATTACCCACGCGCTGCAAGGCCGGTCCGCTCCAGTCGGCACATTGATGGGTGAACCCGATCGGGGTGTAATAATGCACCGCCGCTGCCGCGTTGACGTCGGCAAGGGTTGGGCAGGTGATGGTTTCGTCAATGCCCTGATAACGGGCCGCGCCCCAGATCAGGCCATGGTCGGGGCAGATTTGCCGGACAGTGGCGGCAAGGCGCTCGCGCAGGTCCAGCCAGTCGGTCTGCTCCAGGGGCGGCTCGTTGAGCAATTCGGCAAAACATGTGCCGGGTGGCAAGTCGGCCAGCAGGGGGGCCAGCTGGGTCCATGCGGCGGCGGTCAGGTCACCGGCAAGCGCCATGTCAGTGCCAAACAGATCGATCAGCGGCTGTTCGGGATGCATGTCGAAGGTGAGCGCAAACCCGGCCGCATGCAGTTGACGGGCGCAGCGCGCGATATGGCTGAGAACGTTTGCCCCGCCGGCAAGAATATTCTCGGGGTCAAGGGGCAGGCGGATATGGGTAAAACCAAGATCGAAAAGGGTTTGCAGCAATGCCGTGTCGGGCGCGCGTTCGTCGTCAAGCCCGGCCCAGCCGGGCAGGTTGAACCCCTTGTTGAGCCGAGAAAAATTTGCGCCCGTTTTGCCGCTTGCCTGACTGCCCTGAACGCCGGCGTAAAGCCCGGTGGCCAGCATCCCCCCGAGCACTGAGCGGCGTGACAGCGGCGCAAACATAAGCGCTAGTCCAGCCTTGTGTAACGGATGGAATTACGCAATTGCGTCACCGCGTCGGCAGTCTCGCGTTGCGGGAATGCCACCGGCGTTTTGAGCGTTTCTGCTCCATGGGCAATGGTGACAAGGTCAACCTCTGACCCGGGCAGGGTTTGGGCCAGCGCCGACAGTGCCGCGTCCCGGTTCTCTGTAGCACTCAAAACGAGGACATGACGGTCGGCAATGCCTGAACGCATCAGGCTGTCAGTGTCTGTCACAGCCTTGCTGATAACCAGAATGGCATCAAACCCATGCCCCAGTTTTTCCAGCACCCGGTCTGCCAACTGGGTTTCCGATGCGCCGCGGGCGCGGGCGGTAATCACCGCAATGCCGGTTTCGGCATCGGTCAGGGATTGCGGATCTGGATTGCCCCGGCCCGACATGAACAGGTCAAGTTCGGGCGCATCATTGGGTACCAGCGGGTCAAGATCGAGCAGCAGGGGATTAAGGCCCTGCCGGTGCATTTCAAGCGCCATGGAATGGGCAAGCCGCGCCTTTTCAAACCGGTCATCAACCGAGGAAAAAACAAATACTGCAGGCGTTTTGCCGGCGGGGACATTGCCAAGCAGTCGATGGCTGAGGCTGCGGACTTTGAGCGCGAATGGCGCGCGGGGATGTTCGGTCACCTCGCGGCGGGTCCGGTCGAGATAGTGCTTGGAGATCTGGCCGCGGCCGGGCATCTGGAACCGGGTTTCAATCTGCCCATGATCTGTGATGCCGGCGGCACCCGGCGTTGCAAGCAGGGGCGGGGCATTGGTATTGGCGGGTGCTGCCAGACGGTTGCCTCCCGAGGCCACGCGCGCGGGCGCGTCCAGAAACAGGGCAATGCCGGACCCCAGTATCAGGCCGAATGCGCCTGCAACACTTAATAGCAGGGAGGGGCGCGGCCAGGTCGCCTTGACGGGCGGGGTTGCCGCCGAGATCACACGGGCATCAGCAAGCTGCAGCCCGCCGAGCTGGCTGGTTTCCTCGGAACGGGCCAGATACTGCTCCAGTACCTGCCGCGAGGCATCGGCATTGCGCTCAAGCTGGCGTAATTGCACTGATGTCTGGCTGGTATCGGCCGCTTGGGCGCGCAGGGCCACAAGGTCTTTCTCGATATTGGCAACATTGGCGGCGGCGAGATCCCGTTCAGCGCCGAGACCGGCGATGATCCGTTCAGCCTCATTGCGCATCAGGCCAGCAAGATGGGAAACCTCGGCCCGCAGGCTGACAAGGGTGGGGTGGCGCGCGCCCAGTTCGGCTTCCGCCCGGGCCAGTTCCCCCAGCCGCAGGTTGTAGGAATTGCGCAATTGCTCAGCGGAGCCGGAGGCAAGGGTTTCGGTCAAACGCGCCAGACCCTCGGGTGAGGTGCCCACGGCCCTGGCTTGCTGATAACGGTTATTGGCCTGCCGGGCTTCTTCCTGGGCGGCAATCAGTTGCGCACTCGTCTGCTCGATCTGGGTGTCGAGCAGGGTTCTGCCGGTGCCGACATCGAAAATATTGTTCTGCGTGCGGAAAGTCTCGACGGCCTGTTCCGCCTTGGTCACGTCATCGCGCAGGGCCGTGATCCGGTCGTTGAGCAGACCGGTAATCTCGGTGCTGGCGCCGGATTTCTCTGCCACCTGCCCGTTGATGTAACGGGTCACAATGGCATTGGCGATACGTGCCGCCTTTGCCGGGTCCTCGGAGGTGAAGGTGATGTTGAGCACATAGGTCAGCCCTTCGCGCTCAACGCCGACGCGGGAACGGAAGCCCTCGAATACGGCGCTTTCATTGACCGGCCCCTGGGATCCGCGCACAAGGCTGAACAGACTGGAGAGCATGCCAGATTTGTTGAATTCGGGGTCCGTGGCGATGTTTTCGGCGTCAAATACTGCGCGCAGCAAGGCGGATGAACTGATCACCGCGACCTGGCTGGCAATGGCCGCGCTGTCCGTACCGATGCCGCCGAGCACGTTGGCGGAAGGGGTGGCATTGGTTTCGCGCGGGTCCACCAGAATAACGGCCTGAGCGGTATAGACCGGCCGGGTGACAGCAAGATAGAGAACTGCCAGCACCAGCATGGCAACAAAGCTTGCGCCAATGACCAGCCTGCGGCGCCACAAAATGCTGAAAATGGCGGAAATATCCAGCAAAGGCTGGGCATTGCGGTCGGCAGACACTGGGGCTTGCATGAAATTGACAGCCTTCTTCGCAGATCAGGGCGATACAACCCTTGGTGGTTCTCCCATACAATAGGTTTGAAAAATTAAGGTTACCCTGCAAAATGGCGGTTTTTGGCGGTAACCATATGAGCGGCAAACACTTCCTCATTCGGGCGTGAGACCCCTAGAACCGGGGGGCGTAAGATTGAGGCCATCCAGTTGAAAATCATTCAGGTGCAGACACAGGCAGAAGCGGCGGGAGCCCAGCGGGTTTCCGACATGGTTGGTGCAGGCCTGCGCGCGCGCGGCCATCAGGTGCGCACCGTGTTCATGTATCGCAAAACCGATGCCTATGACGCTGATCCCCATGCGGATTTTGTGTCGCGGACGCCGCCGGGGGGACTTGCGGGGCAGGCCTGGGCAGCCTTGGGGCTGATCCGCTATTTGCGCGCCGAAAAGCCTGCTGTGGTGATTACCTATCAATACTGGGGCAATCTGTTCGGCACGATCGGTGGCAGGCTGGCCGGGGCAAAATGCCTGATCGCCAACCAGAGCGGCAAACCGATGACTTCTGGCCTACTGGGTATTGCCTCCCGGCTCGACCGATTGATTGGCACCTGGGGCTGGTATGACCACAATATTGTCAACTCCGCCTGGACCCGGGCGCAGTTTGAGGCCTATCCACCTGCCTATAAAAACCGGCTCCGCCTGATTGAACACGGCGTTGCAAGCCCGGATTTAAAGCATGACAAAACCGCTGCGCGCGCCCGGTTCGGCTTGCCGGGAGAGGTGCCGCTGGTGATCAGCACCGGACGGCAGACACGCGAGAAGAACCAAAGGGCTCTGGTGGCGGCGCTGGCCCATTTGCCCGGTGTGCATCTGGCGATTGCCGGGGTGGGACCGGATCATGACGAACTGGTCGAGATGGCAGAAAAAGCCGGTCTGGGCGGCCGCCTGCACATGGTGGGTGAGATTTCGGCAGCAGAAATCCCGGTTTTTCTCGCGGCCGGCGATGTCTTTGCCTTTGCCTCGCTGTTCGAAACATTCGGTCTGTCGGTGGCCGAGGCCGCAATCAATGGCGTGCCGGTTGTGGCCAATGATCTGCCCGTGTTGCACGAGGTCTTGGGTGATGGCGATCATGCCGCCGCACTGTTCGCCCCGGCCCATGAGCCGCAGGTCTTTGCCCGTGCGGTTGAGAACGTGCTGGCAGATCCGGCGCTGGCGGAAAGTCTCGCGGCCGCGGGCCGCAACCTTAGGCAAAAATATGCCCCCGAGGCGATGTGTGCCGCTTATGAGGCTTTGCTAGACACCCGATGATGCGCGTGAACGTTTCTTGCGGACCTGGGCGATCCCGTCCGTCACTTCCAGCCGTCCGGCGCGGTTGAGTGTATGGATCATCGGATAGGGCCAGAAACCTTCGGCAAGAATGGGCCGGGGTGGAGCAAGATCAACCTTTGTGCGGTCAAGATGGCGTAATTCAGACAGACCCAGCCCGCCGCCATAACCGTTCGTGCCATCCTGCACCGGCAGCAGAATGCGGCCATCCCTGCGGATAAAAGCCCCGCCGGGCCGGGCGCCGCGCCGGTCGATCATTATCGGGTTGGCCGGATGTGCCATCCAGGGGCCTTCCAGATTATCGGCATAATAGACAACCAGCATGTCTGAGGTGCTGCCCGCGCCGTCCCGGTCGGTCGCAAACAGCCAGAAGGCACCCTCATGTTCGAGCAATGTGGCATCGGAAAGGGCCGGGCCGTCAATCAACACTGAATGGCGCGCCCATTTATCGGGAAAGCGGCTGGCCCGATAAAGCACCAGCTGATTGGCGGTACTGCTTTCAGGCAACATCCAGATTGCCCCGTCCCGGGCAAAAACCTGCGGGTAGGAAAGGTGATGGGGTTCTTCAAGCACCGGACGCGGTGCCCCGGCAACGCCATTGGCATCCAGCGTGCTGACCGAGATCACCGCCTTGCCGGTGGCGTGGGGCAGGTCTTCGAGGAAAATGTAATGTTTGCCGTCTTTTTCAAAGGCAAAAGGATCGGCATAAAAACGGCTGCCGTCATCGGGCAGGGTGATCCAGTTTTCCCCCGACAGGTCGCCGGTTTCCGCCACACCGTCGCCATCGAGAAACCGATAGCCGGTGCGCCAGTGCGCTTGCCTATGGGTCAGCCGGCGCAGAAATTCGCGCCCCATTTTCGGCAGGCTGGCGGTGATGAAGGCATGGGGGAGGGCGGGGTCTTTTGCCGGTTGTATCGGGGCGGCATCGAGCGGCATCAGCGGGCCATCGATTACCCTTTGCGTTGTCGTTGCAACCAGCGAGACCGCACGGGCGAGAATATCCTCAACCCCATGGGCCAAAGAGGCACGATTGTCGATCAT is a window of Mariluticola halotolerans DNA encoding:
- a CDS encoding FAD-dependent oxidoreductase; translated protein: MSNKDRVIISGGGPVGLICALALARKGVPVTVFERFDSLKDDPRAATTHPATLELLNELGLEQEIREAGLVAPVFQFWDRISGELIAEFDHALLADETRFPYVVQCEQFKTASIALAHLRKEPNAEVFFEHEVVNISPNDDGVAVTVRSPEGETTHHARYLIGADGGRSTVRKAAGIAFEGFTFPEKFLVLTTPFDFQAHRGYSYRTYFADPEEWCNCFKVAADGPPGLWRTVFPADPDASEKDLFDEAAVQARLQKFFPKEGDYEVVHRNLYHVHQRVAKTFRLGRILLAGDSAHVNNPIGGMGLNGGIQDAANLAEKLAEVFLGRAPDSLLDLYDLQRRTVTTDFVQSQSIQNKKRLEAKEPEVRAQNFAELKGQAADPTKAKAFLMRSSMLDAQRRAAAKAAE
- a CDS encoding TRAP transporter permease, with amino-acid sequence MADTSENKTEVKGWATGIVRVLAGFMVLLSVSWVLDLPSYLGLAYYQQQLLALVLGLAVAIIFLGTSYRGERRTAPPLYDVVAAVVFAGVMAYVAVNYTYFLVAASTRPPHVILLSWIVVLGVVEALRRRTGWMLFCIIMVFGIYGLVAHLVPAPLTGRHLSVEALSTYLAFDTSSILGMPLSVASTVVIIFILFGEVLFRTGGGQFFTDLAMALVGRRRGGAAKIAVLSSAFFGSISGSAVSNVATTGLVTIPLMRRAGYKSTDAGAIEAVASTGGQFMPPIMGAAAFLMAEFLNIDYQTIVVAALVPALLYYIAIFVQVHLMAERDNIEVVDTDLPRMGEVFRQGWHFLVPFALLLVLLFQFNVNAERSALAAALAMLLLGLVKPYQGRRARVSDGVNSFITAGLGSVELVAIVAAAGIVIGVLNATGGGFAVTLALVQLGGGNLFALLAIGGLVCIVLGMGMPTAGVYVLLAALVAPAIVQAGVEPLAAHMFVLYFGMMSMITPPIALACFAAATLTGASAMATGWSAVRLGWVAYIVPFLFVFSPTLLMIGEPAAIVIASVTAVLGVCLITISVVGFYRIRLSPPVRGAFAVLGFATLFPADAIPFGAFIDICGVLGGGLLLAVCHLWQRKSAAAIIHNAS
- a CDS encoding TAXI family TRAP transporter solute-binding subunit: MKTKRTGIFSGLVLAAAMFAAPTMAQTTSIGSNPQGSLFYTTGTAIAGVMSEKTGGQYRVAPFGGSSTYLPMVNRGELEFGLTNSAEAAFAYMGEGMFEGVPNEDLRLVGSLFPAINGFMVRADSDIKTAADLKGKKIASEFVAGRTFHYLSGAALAASNLTWDDVTGVPVPEYVAGIDLLIDGRVDAAYSTVGVAAAQRAMASIPGGIRFVSVDHSGDVTDRMNAVMPTAEPVTMTPGTADNGIVDDPTNLMQMQFVLMAGKDMSEDAVYEMVKTLHDSKPDLAAKLGAFNRFNPDGMMTASPVPYHEGALRYYREIGIAQ
- a CDS encoding NAD-dependent succinate-semialdehyde dehydrogenase; translation: MSRATDLTSFCHEANFIDGQWRPAESGESIAVDNPATGEVIGTVPNSGQAETRAAIDAAAETFKSFSKTTAAARAEMLRNLHALILEHREELAQLLTLEQGKPLAEARGEIGMSAAYVLWFAEEARRVYGMTIPSPWSARKLMTSRQPVGVVGAITPWNFPSSMLARKIAPALAAGCTIVAKPASQTPYSGLVWGKLCEMAGFPAGAVNVVTGDPRAIGGELTSNPQVRKITFTGSTGIGKLLMEQAAGTVKKVSMELGGNAPFIVFDDADVDRAVAGAIESKFRNSGQTCVCTNRFYAQAGIYDAFIAKLAEATEKLKVGPGTEPGVEQGPLVDAKSLEKVDELLADALAKGGRVITGGARHELGGNFYAPTIVVDAKSSMRFAREEIFGPLAPVFRFETEEEAIKLANNTEFGLACYFYTRDLGRAFRVSDALEYGIVGVNEGLVTTEVAPFGGVKESGIGREGSSHGIEDYLEIKYLCLGGLE
- a CDS encoding glycoside hydrolase family 5 protein — its product is MFAPLSRRSVLGGMLATGLYAGVQGSQASGKTGANFSRLNKGFNLPGWAGLDDERAPDTALLQTLFDLGFTHIRLPLDPENILAGGANVLSHIARCARQLHAAGFALTFDMHPEQPLIDLFGTDMALAGDLTAAAWTQLAPLLADLPPGTCFAELLNEPPLEQTDWLDLRERLAATVRQICPDHGLIWGAARYQGIDETITCPTLADVNAAAAVHYYTPIGFTHQCADWSGPALQRVGNLPFPARRNDPAIMALMEALTREGNAEAQAFLEQEFEADWTRTRIIHDFQKIGNWSRQENCPVLLNEFGVLNFCVDPQSRARWIATVRAAAEENGIAWTYWELDQGFGFVADRHDARSIDLVMINALLEV
- a CDS encoding GumC family protein — encoded protein: MQAPVSADRNAQPLLDISAIFSILWRRRLVIGASFVAMLVLAVLYLAVTRPVYTAQAVILVDPRETNATPSANVLGGIGTDSAAIASQVAVISSSALLRAVFDAENIATDPEFNKSGMLSSLFSLVRGSQGPVNESAVFEGFRSRVGVEREGLTYVLNITFTSEDPAKAARIANAIVTRYINGQVAEKSGASTEITGLLNDRITALRDDVTKAEQAVETFRTQNNIFDVGTGRTLLDTQIEQTSAQLIAAQEEARQANNRYQQARAVGTSPEGLARLTETLASGSAEQLRNSYNLRLGELARAEAELGARHPTLVSLRAEVSHLAGLMRNEAERIIAGLGAERDLAAANVANIEKDLVALRAQAADTSQTSVQLRQLERNADASRQVLEQYLARSEETSQLGGLQLADARVISAATPPVKATWPRPSLLLSVAGAFGLILGSGIALFLDAPARVASGGNRLAAPANTNAPPLLATPGAAGITDHGQIETRFQMPGRGQISKHYLDRTRREVTEHPRAPFALKVRSLSHRLLGNVPAGKTPAVFVFSSVDDRFEKARLAHSMALEMHRQGLNPLLLDLDPLVPNDAPELDLFMSGRGNPDPQSLTDAETGIAVITARARGASETQLADRVLEKLGHGFDAILVISKAVTDTDSLMRSGIADRHVLVLSATENRDAALSALAQTLPGSEVDLVTIAHGAETLKTPVAFPQRETADAVTQLRNSIRYTRLD